Genomic DNA from Microbacterium neungamense:
CGCGCGGAGCCTCCGCCGGCGGGGACCCCGGAGTCGTGTGTCTCACCCAGGCACGAGAACGGTCGACGCCACCGCCCTGCGGGCGGCGCCGCCGACCGTGCCCCCGCTGGGATTCGAACCCGCCCCACCGGCCCTCCACCCGTCGCTGCGCGACGCGCGGAGCCTCCGCCGGCGGGGACCCCGGAGTCGTGCGTCTCACCCAGGCACGAGAACGGTCGACGCCACCGCCCTGCGGGCGGCGCCGCCGACCGTGCCCCCGCTGGGATTCGAACCCAGACTGAAGCGAGTTTAAGTCGCCTGCCTCTGCCGTTGGGCTACGGGGGCGTGCACCTGCCAGCCTAGGGGGCCTGTCGCCCAGGCGACGCGCAGGACCGCCGCATAGGATGAAGTGATCCACAGAGGGGGCTTCGCATGGAATGGCTCTGGCCGGTACTGATCGTCGTCGGCGTGCTGGTGCTCGTCGGCGTCTATCTGTGGTCGACCTACAACTCGCTGGTGCAGCTGAACGTGCGCGTCGACGAGGCATGGAGCGGCATCACGGTGCAGCTCAAGCGCCGCGCGGACCTCATCCCCAACCTCATCGAGACGGTGAGAGGGTACGCCGCCCACGAGAAGGCGGTGTTCGAGAGCGTCACACGCGCTCGCGCCGAGACGCTGTCGGCGACCGGCCCCGCCGAAGCCGGAGTCGCCGAGGGCCACCTGCAGCAGGCGCTGCGCAGCCTGTTCGCGGTGGCGGAGGCCTACCCGCAGCTGCAGGCCAGCCAGAACTTCCTGCAGCTGCAGCATTCGCTGGTCGACACCGAGGACAAGATCCAGGCCGCCCGCCGCTTCTACAACGGCGGCGTGCGCGAGCTGAACACCAAGATCAAGGTCTTCCCGAACAACCTGTTCGCCCGCGGGCTGGGTTTCACCGAGCGGGAGTTCTTCGAAGTCGCCGACAACGGCGCGATCTCCGAACCGCCGCGCGTGCAGTTCTGACAGACGGGGGGATCGGTGCGCGAAGCGCGTCGGGCCCCCTCGTCTGTCAGGCGACCGTGCCCAGCTCCGCCTCCCGCGGATGCGTGTGCCGCTCCACCTCCACGTCCCGGCCGTGCAGCGCGCGGGCCACGGCGTCGGCCGCGTCGCCCCAGCCGGAGACGCTGATGCGCTCGAGTCTCTGCCATCCGGCCGCCCGCAGCAGCTCCCCGGCGATCGCCGCGGCATCCGCGTCCCGTCCCTGCGGCTCCCACCACGCCGACTGCACGCGCAGGGTCGACACCGCGCGGTCCGCCTTCAGATCCACGCGGGCGACGATCCGGTCCCCGGCGAGCACCGGCAGCGAGTAGTACCCGTAGCGGCGCTTCTCGGCCGGGACATAGATCTCGATCCGGTAGTCCAGCCCGAACACGCGCAGCGCCCGGTCGCGGAACCACACCAGCGGGTCGAACGGCGTCAGCAGCGCCGCCCGGCCGATCCGGCGGGGGAGCGCGGCCTCGCGGTGACGCCACGCCGGCAGCGGGCGCCCCGACCGCTCCCAGCCGCGCACGCGCACCGGCTCGAGCTCGCCGGCGTCCACGAGGTCGGCGATCGCGGCACGCACCGCGGTCCGGTCCCGGAGCCGGTGGTAGTCGTCCAGGTCGGCCTCGGTCGCGACGCCGTACGCGCGTGCGGCCCGGCGGACCAGCTCGCGCACGGCATCCGCCCGGGGCACGTCCCGGGACCGGACGGCGGCCGGGATCACCTGCTCCGCGAGGCCGTAACGCCGCTCGAAGCCGTTGCGCCCGGCGATCGCCACGTCGCCGCAGCGCCACAGGTGCTCGAGCGCGACCTTCGCCTCGTCCCAGTCCCACCACGAGCCGCGCTCCCGCGGAGCGTCGTCGCGGAGGTCGGCCGGACGCAGCGGCCCGTGTTCCCGCAGCTCGGCACGGACCCAGTCGAGCGTCCGGGTGTGCGCATGCATCCACGCCCCGGGCTTCGCCGCCCGCGCTCGCCAGTCGTCCATGCGGAACCGCCACAGCGCCCAGTCGCCGACCGGGATGAACGCCGCCTCGTGCGCCAGGTATTCGACGTAGTGCGTCGGGCCGGCGAGGAAGAGGCGGTCCAGCAGCGCCGGGTCGTACGCGCCCAGGCGCGAGAACATCGGCATGTAGTGGGAACGGGCGAAGACGTTGACGGAGTCGATCTGCAGCACGCCCATCCGGTCCATGGCGCGATGGAGATGGCGGGATGCCACCGCGGCGGGCGGCCGCCGCGAGAAGCCCTGCGCGCCCAGGGTCATCCGGCGCGCCTCCGCGGCGCTGAGAGTCTCGGTCACATCGCCAGGGTATCGACGGGCACCGACACCGGGTCGAGGCTCCCGCTTCGGAGCCGGGGCCGCCCCCGTCGTAGACTTGCACAATGAGCGACGAGCGCAGACCGCGGTTCCGAAACCCGTTCCGCCCCGTGCCCCCACCGACCGAGAGGACGGTGACCACCGCCGCCGACGAGACGATACCGTTCGGGCTGCGGGTCGCCGCCGGCTATTCGTGGCGGCTGCTGGTGATCGCGGCCGTGATCGGGGTGTTCATCTGGCTGGTGATGCTGCTGAAGCTGCTGGTCATCCCGCTCCTGGTCGGCATCCTGATCACCGCGCTGCTGTGGCCCGGGTTCGAGCTGATGCTGCGGGCCCGCTTCCCGCGCTGGCTCGCGATCGCGATCGCCATCCTCGGCACGATCGGCATCGTCACAGGGCTGCTGTGGCTCGTGGTGTGGCAGGTCCGCGCGCAGCTGCCGGATGTGCAGGAGAAGACCGCGCAGGCGATCGAGACCTTCCGGCAGTCGCTCGTGGACGGGCCGCTGCACCTCAGCGAGCAGCAGATCCAGGACTACATCGACCAGGGGATCGCGCTGATCCAGGAGCAGGCCGAATTCCTGTGGAGCGCGGCCGGAGCGCTCGGCGGCACCGCCGCGCACGTGCTCACCGGCGCGCTGCTGTCGCTGTTCATCCTGATCACCCTGCTCGCCGACGGCGCCGGCATCTGGCGCTGGACGGTGAAGCTGTTCCCGCGCAACGCCCGTCCGGCGGTGGACGCCGCGGCACGCAACGGCTGGGCGACGATCGTGAACTACGCCCGGACGCAGGCGCTGGTGGCGGCCATCGACGGCATCGGCATCGGCATCGGCGCCGCGCTGCTGCAGGTGCCGCTGGCGATCCCGGTCGCGGTGCTGGTGTTCCTCGGTTCGTTCGTGCCGATCGTCGGTGCGGTGATCACCGGCGCCGTCGCGGTGTTCCTCGCGCTGGTCTACAACGGCCCGCTGATCGCCCTGGCCATGCTCGCGGTGGTGCTCGCGGTGCAGCAGATCGAGGGCCACATCCTGCAGCCCATCCTGATGGGATCCGCGGTCAAGGTGCATCCGCTCGCGGTCGTGCTCGTGGTCGCCGGAGGCGCCATGATCGCCGGCATCCCGGGCGCGCTGTTCGCCGTCCCGCTCGCGGCCTTCATCAACGTCGCCGCGGTGACCATCAGCACGGGGTCGTGGCGGACCGGCGAGAAGCCCCACGCCGACCTGATCTGGAGCACGGTGCCGCATCCGCGGCAGAGGAGGAATCGATGAGCACGACCCCCAGCCTGGCCGAGTTCGAAGCGGCCGCGGAGAGCCTGGCGGGGGTGATCGCGCACACGCCCGCGCTGCCGTCGCGGGCGCTCAGCGAGAGACTGGGCGCGCCGGTCGTGCTGAAGATGGAGAACCTCCAGCGCACCGGCTCGTTCAAGATCCGCGGAGCCACCTACCGTCTCGCTCAGCTCACGGCGGAGGAGCGCCGCCGCGGGGTCGTCGCGGCATCCGCGGGCAACCATGCCCAGGGCGTCGCGCTCGCGGCGCAGGCTCTCGGCATCCACGCCACGATCTTCATGCCGCTGGGCGTGCCGGTGCCGAAGCTCCTCGCCACGCGCGGGTACGGCGCCGAGGTGGTGCTGGAGGGGGAGACCGTCGCCACCTCGCTGCAGCTGGCGGCCGAGTTCGCCGAGCGCACCGGGGCGGTCCTCATCCACCCCTTCGACCACCGCGATGTGGTGATCGGACAGGGCACGCTCGGCCTCGAGGTCTACCAGGACGTGCCCGAGGTGGACACCGTGCTGATGGGCATCGGAGGCGGCGGGCTGATCGCCGGCGTCGCCGCCGCCGTCCGGGCCGCGGCGGCACGGGACGGGCGCCGCGTGCGGATCATCGGCGTGCAGGCCGAGAACGCCGCCGCGATGCCGCCCTCGCTGCAGGCCGGGCACCCGGTGGAGATCCGCACCCAGCCGACCATCGCCGACGGCATCCTCGTCGCCCGGCCCGGCGACGTGCCGTTCGAGATCATCCGGGAGCACGTCGACGAGGTGGTCACCGTCTCCGACGACGACATCGCCCGGGCGCTGCTGGTGCTGCTGGAGCAGGCGAAGGTCGTCGTGGAGCCCGCCGGTGCGGTCGGCGTCGCCGCCATCCTCGCCGGCAAGGTGCGCGCCACCGGCACGACGGTGTCGATCCTGTCGGGAGGGAACATCGACCCGCTGCTGCTGCAGCGGGTGGTGGCGCACGGTCTCGCCGCGGCCGGCCGCTACCTCACCATCCGGATCCCGCTGCCCGACCGCCCCGGCCAGCTCGCCCGCGTCTCCGAGCTGCTCGCCGAGGCGGGCGCGAACGTGATGGAGGTGCTGCACACCCGGCACGGTCAGGGGCTGCAGATCAGCGAGGTGATCCTGCAGCTGAGCATCGAGACCCGCGGAGCCGAGCACACCGAGCTCACCCTCGACACGCTGCGTCGCGCCGGCTACGACCCGATCGTCGTCCCCGACTGAGCGCGCTCAGGCATCCGTCCCCACCTCACCCACAGACGCGTTCGGGGCGGATTCTGGCATTCGGGGCGACGCACGCACGCCCCAAGTGTGAGAATCCGCCCCGAACGGGATGGGACCGCGGGGGAGACGGGCGGGTCAGCCGGTGTAGGTCTCCACGCCGAGGATCTCCACCGGGATGGACCGGCCGTTGGGCGCCTCGTAGGAGGCCTTGTCGCCGATCTTCAGGCCGATGATCGCCTGGCCGAGCGGGCTCGCCTCGCTGTACACGTCGAGGTCGCTGCCGGCCGCGATCTCGCGGCTGCCGAGCAGGAACACCTCCTCGTCGCCGGCGACCCGCGCCGTGACGACGGTGCCGGGCTCGACGACCCCGCGGCTCTCGGGCGCCTCGCCCACCTTCGCGGTCTTCAGCAGCTGCTGCAGGGTGCGGATGCGCGCCTCCTGCTTGCCCTGCTCGTCCTTGGCGGCGTGGTATCCGCCGTTCTCGCGGAGATCGCCCTCTTCGCGGGCGGCCTCGATGCGCTTCGCGATCTCGTCGCGGCCTGTCGTGGAGAGGTACTCCAGCTCCTCCACGAGCCGGTCATAGGCCTCCTGGGTGAGGAACGGTACCTGAGCGTCTGTGGACACAGCGTGCTCCTTACGTAGCGTGGCCCCTTCAGGGGCTTCGTGATTCCCGGACACTTCCTGCGAGCCCGGTGATATGCCACGACGCCCCGGCACGGGCCGGGGCGTCGGTGTATGGCAACGAGTTTAGGACACCCAGCAGGTGTTCACCAAACCCGTCGTCGCGGTCGCGACGGTCGGGATGGTGACCTCCAGCGCCCGGGAATGCCCCTCCCCGGCGGGGATCCGGACGATCTTCCAGCCGACCACGCCGAACTCCTCGTCCTGCGCCTCCACCGCGCACACGACGTCTGCTCCGGCGGGCGCGGTCACCTGGAAGCGCAGCGTCACACTGTGCTCGTCGACGACCTGGAAGCCGAGCTCGTCGGCGTCCACGGCGTTCATCGCGCCGCTCACGGTCATCCAGCCGAACGCGCCGACGACGACGGCGGCGGCGACCCCGGCGACGATCCACGGCAGGCGGCGGCGCGCGGTGCGGCCGTAGCGGTCGTCGAGGTCGCGCGCGGTGGTCACGGTGCTCCGGGATCGATCGGGATCGTGCAGATCGGGCGTGTGCGGATCAGCGGCACGGGGGACCGGGCGGCGGGATCGGCGCGCCGTCCGGGCCGGTTAGGCTGGTGTCTCCAGGTTATGCGACCTGTGCGGGAAAGGCGGCCACATGCTCCTGTTCGGCGATCAGACTCCGATGCCGACGCCCTCGATGACCGTCGATCCGGAGGCGGTGACCCCGGGCTTCGTCGGCTTCGCGGTCGTCGCGATCATCCTCATCGCCGTGGTGCTGATCATCTGGGACATGAACCGCCGCATCCGCCGGGTGCGCTACCGCGCTGAGGTGCGCGAGGAGCTCGATGCCGAGCAGGCCGCGACGGATGCCGGAGACGACGACACCGGGCGGCCCGACGGGCCCCGCTGACGGGCCCCGTCGGCGTCCTCGTCCTCACACCCCGACCCGCTCGAACGCGTCCAGGCTGATCCCCTGATCCAGGATGCGGCGCGTCCACTCCTTCGCGCTGTGCAGACTGTGGTCGCGGTAGTTGCCGCACTCCACGGCCGAGACGCCGGGGACGTCGTCCCACTCCGCCTCCTCGGCGATGAAGGCGAGGCTGTCGCGGATCGCGGTGACGACGTCGGCGACCGCCGGTTCGCCCCACATGATCAGGTGGAAGCCGGTGCGGCATCCGAACGGCGAGATGTCGATCACCCCGTCGATGCGGTCGCGCAGCTGGCTGGCCAGCACGTGCTCGATGGTGTGCAGCCCCGCGGTGGGGATCTCGCCTTCGTTCGGCTGCACGAACCGCACGTCGAAGTTCGAGATCGCGTCCCCGCGGGGTCCGTGCTCCACGCCGATCAGCCGGACGTACGGCGCCTTGACGGCGGTGTGGTCGAGGGTGAAGCTCTCGACGTCGGCCATGCTGCCTCCTCGGGTTCGTGGCTCGTTGTCCGCATTCAGGATGCCACGCCGCGGCGCACCGCAGCCCGCTCAGCCGGGCAGGCCGAGCGAGGGGGAGTGCGGGTCCAGCGAGATCAGCAGGCACGCGGTCCAGTGGCAGAGGAAGGCGAGCACGGTGCACACGTGGAAGATCTCGTGGAAGCCGAAGTGCCCCGGCCACGGGTTCGGCCGCTTCATCGCGTACACCACGGCCCCGGCGCTGTACAGCAGGCCGCCGACGCAGACGAGGATCATCATCGCGACGTTCGCGGCCAGCAGGTCGCCGAGGTACATGACCGCCGCCCAGCCCAGCAGCAGGTAGAGGGCGACGTAGAGCCAGCGCGGCGCGGAGAGCCAGAACACGCGGAACAGGATGCCCACCAGCGCGCCGCCCCAGACCAGGCAGAGCAGCAGGACGCCCTTCTGCGGCACCAGGGCGAGCGTGGCGATCGGGGTGTACGTGCCGGCGATGAGCAGCAGGATGTTCGCGTGGTCGATGCGCCGGAACACCGCCTTCACGGTGGGGCTCCAGTCGATCCGGTGGTAGAGGGCGGAGTTGCCGAACAGCAGCAGCGAGGTCGCCATGAACACCGCGGCGGCGGTCTTGGCCGGACCGCCCTGGGCGAGCGCGATCAGCACCACGCCGGCGACGATCGCGACCGGGAACGTGCCGGCGTGGATCCAGCCGCGCCAGGACGGTTTGATGTCGACGGCCGCGTCCTGCGCAGCGGCGTCCATCAGCGGCAGCTCGGGCACATCCGTGTTCTTCGGTCGTCGAGTGCTCACCTGCTCACCCTAAGCGCGGCCGCATGCCCGCAGAGGAACATGTCGCGCGCCGCCGGGTGGCGCTCAGCGGCGCGGGGTAGCGTAGGCACGTGAGTGCGCGAGAGAGCTCGGGGCGGGGGCCCCTCTACCGGCTCTACGGGAACCTGCTGCGGCGGCGGCTCGACCCGGCATCCGTGCCCCACCACGTCGCGATGATGATCGACGGGAACCGGCGCTGGGCGCGTCAGCTCGGCTACGACTCGCCCGCCGACGGACACCGCGCCGGAGCCGCGAAGATGCGCGAGTTCCTGCAGTGGTGCGACGAGCTCGGCATCCGCGTGGTGTCGCTGTACCTGCTCTCCAGCGACAACCTGCGCAAACGCGACTCGAAGGAGATCGGCGACCTGATCGAGATCATCGCCGAGCTCGCCGACTCGCTGTCGCAGCACGGCACCTGGCGGGTCAAGCACGTCGGCCGGGCCGACATCCTGCCCGCCGAGCTGCGCCGCGTCCTGGAGGGCGCGGAGGAGCGCACCCGCGAGCACGCCGGACTGCACGTGAACCTCGCCGTCGGATACGGCGGGCGCAACGAGATCGTGGACGCGGTCCGCAGCATCATCGCCCACCACGACGCGTCCGGCGGCACGCTGGAGGATCTCGCCGCCCAGCTCACGCCGGAGATGATCGGCGAGCACCTGTACACCGGCGGGCAGCCGGACCCTGACCTCGTCATCCGCACCAGCGGTGAGCAGCGGCTCAGCGACTTCCTGCTCTGGCAGAGCGCGCACAGCGAGTTCTACTTCGTCGAGGCGCTCGGCCCCGACCTGCGCAAGGTCGACTTCCTGCGCGCGATCCGGGACTACGCCGACCGCGACCGCCGGTTCGGGCGCTGATCGGCACCGGCGCGGCGCCGGCGATGCCAGACTTGCGTCATGACCGTCTTCGACGACTACGTCGCCTCGTTCGACGCGGAACCCGGGTACCTGAACTGGGCGGCCTTCGGTCCGCTCTCTCCCGCGGTGCGCACCGAGGCGGCCCTCGACGCCGACCTCCTCGGCGGGGTGCGCCCGTCCTCCCACGCGCTCGTCGCCGAGCGCATCGACCAGGCCCGGGCGGCCGTCGCGGAGCTCCTGGGCGCGAAGGTCGACGAGGTGACCCTGCAGCCGTCCTCCACCCACGGCCTGATGCAGGCGCTGTACGGCCTGTCCGGGGCCGTCGTCGCGGCTGCCGGCGAGTTCCCCAGCATCAGCCTCACCCTGGAGCGCGCCGCGCAGGCCTCGCGCGGCGCGCTGGTGCCGCGCTGGATCACGCCGGAGGACGGGCAGGTGACGCCGGATGCCGTCGCCGCCGTGCTCGACGACGAGGTCTCCGCGCTCGCGGTCAGCCACGTCGACTTCCGCACCGGGTACCGCGCCGACCTCGCCGCGCTGCGCGAGGTCATCGGCCCGGACCGGCTGCTCATCGTCGACGCCGTGCAGTCCTTCGGCGTGGTCGAGGACGACTACGCCGCCGCGGACGTGGTCGCCGGCCACGGGTACAAGTGGCTGCGGGCCGGCCGCGGCACCGGGTTCGCCCGGTTCTCCGACCGCGCCCGGGAGCGGATCGTCCCGGTGCTCAGTGGCATCACCGGCACCGTGGCCGAGGACATGTACGCCGGCGAGCTGCCCGGGCCGGCGGCATCCGCCCGCGCCTTCACGGTGAGCGGCCCCGACCCGCTCGCCGCCGGCCGCCTCGACACCGCCGTGCGCGAGGTGCGCGACGCCGGGGTCGCGGCCGTCCAGGACCGCATCGCCGAGCACGTCGGCGAGATCATCCGGATCGCCGACCGGCACGGCATCCGCGTCGCCTCCCCGCGCGGACGCGCATGGCGCGCCGGCATCGTGTCGCTGCTGCCCGCGGAGCCGGGCCGTCTCGCCGCCTCGCTGGCGAACGCCGGCGTCGTGGTCACCGCGCGCGGGCCTGCGGTGCGGATCTCCGCGCACGCCGGCACGGATGCGGAGACGCTGCGGATGCTGGACGAGGCGATCGCGGCATCCGGCAACGAGACGTTCATCATCGGTTAATCGAACGCGCGGCGTGTCGAGGACCGGGCACCGGCGGCGGCGGTCGTAGCGTCAAGGCATCGGGCACCGTGCCCGATCGGGTCGGCCTCAAGGATCGCGACTCGTGGCCCTGGTCGACTCGTGGCGAAGCCGGGAGACATCCCGGGTCGGGAGTGGGTCGTGACCACACGTACAGCGCACCAGTCGTCCACCCGAGGGGACGGACAGTCCCGCCGCAGGGCCGCACAGCTCGGAGCCGTGTCCGATCAGGACACGGCTCTTCGCACATATGTGCTCGACACCTCCGTCCTGCTGAGCGATCCGCAGGCCCTGTTCCGCTTCGCGGAGCACTCCATCGTGCTGCCGGTGGTGGTCATCTCCGAACTCGAGGGGAAGCGGCACGACCCCGAGCTGGGCTACTTCGCCCGGCGCGCCCTGCGGCACCTGGACGAGCTGCGCATCGAGCACGGCCGGCTCGACTTCCCGGTCGAGGTCGGCGAGGGCGGCAGCCTGCGCGTCGAACTGGGCGACGGCGACATGTCGATCCTGCCGGCCGGCATCCGCCTCGGCGACAACGACAGCCGCATCCTCGCGACAGCGCTGCACCTGGCACAGGACGGCCAGGACGTCACCATCGTGTCCAAGGACCTGCCGATGCGTGTCAAGGCCGCCTCCCTGGGCCTGCGCGCGGAGGAGTACCTCGCCGAGCAGGCCGTCGACTCCGGCTGGACCGGCATCGCCTCACTCGACCTCTCCGGGGACGAGATCAGCGACCTGTACGAGAGCGAGGTGGGACTCAGTGACGACGTGCGCGGCCTGCCGGTGAACACCGGGCTCATCATCCACTCCGAACGCGGTTCGGCCCTCGGTCGGGTGACCGGCGACGGCGAGTTCCGGCTCGTGCGCGGGGACCGCGAGGTCTTCGGCCTGCACGGCCGCTCCGCCGAGCAGCGCATCGCGATCGACCTGCTCCTCGACCCCGACGTCGGCATCGTCTCCCTCGGCGGCCGGGCGGGCACCGGCAAGTCCGCCCTGGCGCTGTGCGCGGGCCTGGAGGCGGTGCTGGAGCGTCAGCAGC
This window encodes:
- a CDS encoding LemA family protein, with protein sequence MEWLWPVLIVVGVLVLVGVYLWSTYNSLVQLNVRVDEAWSGITVQLKRRADLIPNLIETVRGYAAHEKAVFESVTRARAETLSATGPAEAGVAEGHLQQALRSLFAVAEAYPQLQASQNFLQLQHSLVDTEDKIQAARRFYNGGVRELNTKIKVFPNNLFARGLGFTEREFFEVADNGAISEPPRVQF
- a CDS encoding winged helix-turn-helix domain-containing protein, which codes for MTETLSAAEARRMTLGAQGFSRRPPAAVASRHLHRAMDRMGVLQIDSVNVFARSHYMPMFSRLGAYDPALLDRLFLAGPTHYVEYLAHEAAFIPVGDWALWRFRMDDWRARAAKPGAWMHAHTRTLDWVRAELREHGPLRPADLRDDAPRERGSWWDWDEAKVALEHLWRCGDVAIAGRNGFERRYGLAEQVIPAAVRSRDVPRADAVRELVRRAARAYGVATEADLDDYHRLRDRTAVRAAIADLVDAGELEPVRVRGWERSGRPLPAWRHREAALPRRIGRAALLTPFDPLVWFRDRALRVFGLDYRIEIYVPAEKRRYGYYSLPVLAGDRIVARVDLKADRAVSTLRVQSAWWEPQGRDADAAAIAGELLRAAGWQRLERISVSGWGDAADAVARALHGRDVEVERHTHPREAELGTVA
- a CDS encoding AI-2E family transporter, producing the protein MSDERRPRFRNPFRPVPPPTERTVTTAADETIPFGLRVAAGYSWRLLVIAAVIGVFIWLVMLLKLLVIPLLVGILITALLWPGFELMLRARFPRWLAIAIAILGTIGIVTGLLWLVVWQVRAQLPDVQEKTAQAIETFRQSLVDGPLHLSEQQIQDYIDQGIALIQEQAEFLWSAAGALGGTAAHVLTGALLSLFILITLLADGAGIWRWTVKLFPRNARPAVDAAARNGWATIVNYARTQALVAAIDGIGIGIGAALLQVPLAIPVAVLVFLGSFVPIVGAVITGAVAVFLALVYNGPLIALAMLAVVLAVQQIEGHILQPILMGSAVKVHPLAVVLVVAGGAMIAGIPGALFAVPLAAFINVAAVTISTGSWRTGEKPHADLIWSTVPHPRQRRNR
- the ilvA gene encoding threonine ammonia-lyase translates to MSTTPSLAEFEAAAESLAGVIAHTPALPSRALSERLGAPVVLKMENLQRTGSFKIRGATYRLAQLTAEERRRGVVAASAGNHAQGVALAAQALGIHATIFMPLGVPVPKLLATRGYGAEVVLEGETVATSLQLAAEFAERTGAVLIHPFDHRDVVIGQGTLGLEVYQDVPEVDTVLMGIGGGGLIAGVAAAVRAAAARDGRRVRIIGVQAENAAAMPPSLQAGHPVEIRTQPTIADGILVARPGDVPFEIIREHVDEVVTVSDDDIARALLVLLEQAKVVVEPAGAVGVAAILAGKVRATGTTVSILSGGNIDPLLLQRVVAHGLAAAGRYLTIRIPLPDRPGQLARVSELLAEAGANVMEVLHTRHGQGLQISEVILQLSIETRGAEHTELTLDTLRRAGYDPIVVPD
- the greA gene encoding transcription elongation factor GreA, which gives rise to MSTDAQVPFLTQEAYDRLVEELEYLSTTGRDEIAKRIEAAREEGDLRENGGYHAAKDEQGKQEARIRTLQQLLKTAKVGEAPESRGVVEPGTVVTARVAGDEEVFLLGSREIAAGSDLDVYSEASPLGQAIIGLKIGDKASYEAPNGRSIPVEILGVETYTG
- a CDS encoding DUF4307 domain-containing protein → MTTARDLDDRYGRTARRRLPWIVAGVAAAVVVGAFGWMTVSGAMNAVDADELGFQVVDEHSVTLRFQVTAPAGADVVCAVEAQDEEFGVVGWKIVRIPAGEGHSRALEVTIPTVATATTGLVNTCWVS
- a CDS encoding S-ribosylhomocysteine lyase; the encoded protein is MADVESFTLDHTAVKAPYVRLIGVEHGPRGDAISNFDVRFVQPNEGEIPTAGLHTIEHVLASQLRDRIDGVIDISPFGCRTGFHLIMWGEPAVADVVTAIRDSLAFIAEEAEWDDVPGVSAVECGNYRDHSLHSAKEWTRRILDQGISLDAFERVGV
- the trhA gene encoding PAQR family membrane homeostasis protein TrhA, which produces MDAAAQDAAVDIKPSWRGWIHAGTFPVAIVAGVVLIALAQGGPAKTAAAVFMATSLLLFGNSALYHRIDWSPTVKAVFRRIDHANILLLIAGTYTPIATLALVPQKGVLLLCLVWGGALVGILFRVFWLSAPRWLYVALYLLLGWAAVMYLGDLLAANVAMMILVCVGGLLYSAGAVVYAMKRPNPWPGHFGFHEIFHVCTVLAFLCHWTACLLISLDPHSPSLGLPG
- a CDS encoding isoprenyl transferase encodes the protein MSARESSGRGPLYRLYGNLLRRRLDPASVPHHVAMMIDGNRRWARQLGYDSPADGHRAGAAKMREFLQWCDELGIRVVSLYLLSSDNLRKRDSKEIGDLIEIIAELADSLSQHGTWRVKHVGRADILPAELRRVLEGAEERTREHAGLHVNLAVGYGGRNEIVDAVRSIIAHHDASGGTLEDLAAQLTPEMIGEHLYTGGQPDPDLVIRTSGEQRLSDFLLWQSAHSEFYFVEALGPDLRKVDFLRAIRDYADRDRRFGR
- a CDS encoding aminotransferase class V-fold PLP-dependent enzyme, yielding MTVFDDYVASFDAEPGYLNWAAFGPLSPAVRTEAALDADLLGGVRPSSHALVAERIDQARAAVAELLGAKVDEVTLQPSSTHGLMQALYGLSGAVVAAAGEFPSISLTLERAAQASRGALVPRWITPEDGQVTPDAVAAVLDDEVSALAVSHVDFRTGYRADLAALREVIGPDRLLIVDAVQSFGVVEDDYAAADVVAGHGYKWLRAGRGTGFARFSDRARERIVPVLSGITGTVAEDMYAGELPGPAASARAFTVSGPDPLAAGRLDTAVREVRDAGVAAVQDRIAEHVGEIIRIADRHGIRVASPRGRAWRAGIVSLLPAEPGRLAASLANAGVVVTARGPAVRISAHAGTDAETLRMLDEAIAASGNETFIIG
- a CDS encoding PhoH family protein produces the protein MSDQDTALRTYVLDTSVLLSDPQALFRFAEHSIVLPVVVISELEGKRHDPELGYFARRALRHLDELRIEHGRLDFPVEVGEGGSLRVELGDGDMSILPAGIRLGDNDSRILATALHLAQDGQDVTIVSKDLPMRVKAASLGLRAEEYLAEQAVDSGWTGIASLDLSGDEISDLYESEVGLSDDVRGLPVNTGLIIHSERGSALGRVTGDGEFRLVRGDREVFGLHGRSAEQRIAIDLLLDPDVGIVSLGGRAGTGKSALALCAGLEAVLERQQQKRIIVFRPLFAVGGQELGYLPGDQGEKMNPWGQAVFDTLGSVVSGNVLEEVVARGMLEVLPLTHIRGRSLHDAFVIVDEAQSLERNVLLTVLSRMGQNSRVVLTHDVGQRDNLRVGRHDGIASVIETLKGHELFGHVTLQRSERSAIAALVTELLEGGELS